The following proteins are encoded in a genomic region of Oncorhynchus keta strain PuntledgeMale-10-30-2019 chromosome 35, Oket_V2, whole genome shotgun sequence:
- the LOC118376956 gene encoding RNA-binding protein 4-like isoform X5 — MDKSNTVKLFVGNLALDTTQEELSAIFEAYGQVVSCSVLRQFAFVHLQGEGAAERAIRELNGREFRGRNLVVEESRGRPLHSTKVFVGNLSGMCTTEDLQELFQTFGKVLECDKVKARLSSSAGYAFVHMENKEEALQAIEALHGTSFKGRPLSVELSKVQPSKQTPTGKIPCVSCGKQGHYAGECPVGKSSLEQYQSQAAVLAAAAAAAAGLPLQVQQSVHNSVYNTSTFDPTYAALTGLTTGTRAEGNPVNQAVYGALATQVYGANVANQLYGVQAANQAAALTQAGATQVYASSMNPSHAALYGQLSQIAASPAAASAAAAYSTPVYAHAMANHHHPGAIYLAAPGVEMPAAAAAVNQAYAMAPALYGGAQHAYGHLGMGAAMSASADPSAAIFEAARVQHYFAQGQQVLAEQQNVAAVAAAQAAKSGERDRSPLRRSAGSLLPDPVMKPFMYQRAPKQRRPLLPTPAGRAAEEAAEAGEDPMAREQCQQYAEYNHQQYQQLQHLQEQYQQYAEYYHQQHQQHQQLQQLQYYAEYYQQYQQYQQLQQYQQLQQYQQLQQLQYAYPPPNHHAMAAIPAHAMAGHAHHHGQPAHVTALDAALRPVVPASAVAAAMVAAPRVYEPPLPPPPNRKEAVLRRAPRTLPSHA, encoded by the exons ATGGACAAGAGCAACACGGTGAAGCTCTTTGTGGGCAACCTGGCTCTAGACACCACCCAGGAGGAGCTATCAGCCATCTTTGAGGCGTACGGCCAGGTGGTCAGTTGCAGTGTTCTCCGACAGTTCGCCTTCGTACACCTACAG GGTGAGGGGGCTGCGGAGCGGGCCATCAGGGAGCTGAACGGCAGGGAGTTCCGGGGGAGGAACCTGGTGGTGGAGGAGTCCCGGGGCAGACCGCTCCACTCCACCAAGGTGTTTGTGGGGAACCTGTCGGGCATGTGCACCACCGAGGACCTCCAGGAGCTCTTCCAGACCTTTGGTAAAGTGCTGGAGTGCGACAAAGTCAAAG CCAGGCTCTCCTCTTCTGCAGGCTACGCCTTCGTGCACATGGAGAACAAGGAGGAGGCTCTTCAGGCCATCGAGGCCCTCCACGGCACCTCCTTCAAGGGACGCCCGCTCTCCGTGGAGCTCTCCAAG GTGCAGCCCTCCAAGCAGACCCCGACGGGGAAGATCCCCTGTGTGAGCTGTGGGAAGCAGGGCCACTATGCCGGGGAGTGCCCTGTAGGGAAGTCCTCTCTGGAACAGTACCAGAGCCAGGCAGCTGTGTTAGCTGCAGCCGCCGCCGCCGCAGCCGGCCTGCCCCTCCAGGTCCAGCAAAGCGTCCACAACTCTGTCTACAACACCTCGACCTTTGACCCCACCTACGCGGCGTTGACGGGCCTCACCACCGGCACTCGGGCGGAAGGAAACCCCGTCAACCAGGCGGTGTATGGTGCCCTGGCGACGCAGGTCTACGGCGCTAACGTGGCCAATCAGCTCTATGGGGTACAGGCAGCCAATCAGGCGGCAGCGTTGACGCAGGCGGGCGCCACGCAGGTGTACGCCAGCTCCATGAACCCCAGCCACGCCGCTCTCTACGGTCAGCTCAGTCAGATTGCCGCCAGCCCCGCTGCAGCATCCGCTGCTGCCGCCTACTCCACGCCAGTTTACGCGCATGCCATggctaaccaccaccaccccggGGCCATCTACCTTGCTGCACCTGGCGTAGAGATGCCTGCGGCCGCCGCGGCAGTCAACCAGGCCTACGCCATGGCGCCGGCGCTCTATGGGGGCGCCCAGCATGCCTACGGCCACTTGGGGATGGGTGCCGCCATGAGCGCATCGGCGGACCCGTCGGCGGCCATCTTTGAAGCGGCGAGGGTTCAGCACTACTTCGCCCAGGGACAGCAGGTTCTGGCCGAGCAGCAGAACGTGGCGGCAGTGGCTGCGGCACAAGCGGCAAAGTCTGGAGAGCGGGACCGGAGTCCCCTGAGGCGCTCTGCGGGGTCCCTGCTGCCCGATCCCGTCATGAAGCCCTTCATGTACCAGAGAGCCCCTAAGCAACGCCGGCCGCTGCTCCCCACCCCCGCCGGGCGAGCTGCAGAGGAAGCAGCGGAGGCTGGAGAGGACCCCATGGCTAG AGAGCAGTGCCAACAGTACGCTGAATACAACCACCAACAGTACCAGCAGCTCCAGCACTTACA AGAGCAGTACCAACAGTATGCTGAGTACTACCACCAGCAGCACCAACAGCACCAGCAGCTCCAGCAGCTACA gtaCTATGCAGAGTACTACCAGCAGTACCAGCAGTATCAGCAACTCCAGCAGTACCAGCAACTCCAACAGTACCAGCAACTCCAACAGCTCCAGTACGCCTACCCGCCTCCCAACCACCACGCCATGGCTGCCATCCCTGCCCACGCCATGGCGGGCCACGCCCACCACCACGGCCAACCGGCCCACGTCACGGCGCTGGACGCCGCCCTCAGGCCAGTGGTGCCCGCCTCCGCCGTGGCCGCCGCCATGGTGGCAGCGCCCAGAGTGTATGAGCCGCCGCTGCCGCCGCCACCGAACCGCAAGGAGGCCGTCCTCCGCCGAGCCCCCCGAACTCTCCCTTCACACGCCTGA